In Henckelia pumila isolate YLH828 unplaced genomic scaffold, ASM3356847v2 CTG_19:::fragment_3, whole genome shotgun sequence, the following proteins share a genomic window:
- the LOC140870756 gene encoding phenylacetaldehyde reductase-like, with amino-acid sequence MSGAGKVVCVTGASGYIASWLVKLLLQRGYTVKATVRNLSDPNKVAHLKELEGAEERLHLFEANLIEDGSFDSVVRGCEGVFHTASPVLFEVTDPQAQLIEPAVNGTLNVLISCSKEPSVRRVVLTSSIAAVVFNPSPKGPDVIVDETWFSDPVFCEEIKAWYYMAKTLAEEAAWKFSKENGIDLVVMNPGFVTGPMLQPTPNCSTEIFLDFMKGKGVLPSYQIVDVRDVAQAHVSGFENPSAHGRYLLTERAVTRSHVLEILQKLRPSLNLPKFPVGEPTHQACNKRAQDLGVVFTPFEVSLKDMVESIEESILLS; translated from the exons ATGAGCGGAGCAGGAAAAGTAGTGTGCGTGACTGGAGCATCGGGCTATATTGCCTCATGGCTCGTTAAGCTTCTGCTTCAGCGGGGTTACACTGTCAAAGCCACTGTTAGAAACCTCA GTGATCCAAATAAGGTAGCCCACTTGAAAGAACTCGAGGGAGCTGAGGAGAGATTACACTTGTTCGAAGCCAACTTAATCGAAGATGGATCTTTTGATTCCGTGGTTCGTGGTTGTGAAGGGGTCTTTCACACAGCATCACCAGTTTTATTTGAAGTAACTGACCCACAG GCACAACTGATAGAACCGGCAGTCAACGGAACATTAAATGTCCTGATATCTTGCAGCAAAGAACCATCTGTTAGAAGGGTAGTGCTAACGTCCTCTATTGCTGCAGTTGTGTTCAATCCCAGTCCTAAAGGCCCGGATGTTATAGTCGATGAAACATGGTTTTCGGATCCAGTATTCTGTGAAGAAATCAAG GCATGGTATTACATGGCAAAAACATTGGCGGAGGAAGCGGCATGGAAATTCTCCAAAGAAAATGGCATCGACTTGGTAGTAATGAATCCTGGATTTGTGACTGGTCCTATGCTTCAGCCAACGCCTAATTGCAGTACTGAGATTTTCTTGGACTTTATGAAAG GAAAGGGAGTATTGCCATCCTATCAAATTGTCGATGTTAGAGATGTTGCTCAAGCACATGTTTCTGGGTTCGAGAATCCTTCGGCACATGGCAGATACCTTTTGACTGAAAGAGCTGTAACTAGATCCCATGTTTTGGAGATCTTACAGAAGCTTCGTCCTTCATTGAACCTTCCCAAATT TCCTGTAGGGGAACCAACACACCAGGCATGCAATAAGAGAGCACAAGATTTGGGTGTCGTTTTCACGCCTTTTGAAGTCAGCCTGAAGGACATGGTTGAAAGCATCGAAGAGAGCATTTTGCTTAGCTGA